The sequence gtggggtagtggacggtgtcagtggggtagtggacattggggtagtggacggtgtcagtggggtagtggacggtgtcagtggggtagtggacagtggggtagtggacggtgtcagtgaggtagtggacagtggggtagtggacggtgtcagtggggtagtggacggtggggtagtggacagtggggtagtggacggtggggtagttgacggtggggtagtggacggtgtcagtggggtagtggaaggtggggtagtggacggtggggtagtggacggtgtcagtggggtagtggacggtggggtagtggacggtgtcagtggggtagtggacggtgtcagtggggtagtggacggtgaagTAGTGGATGGTGaggtagtggacggtggggtagtggacggtgtcagtggggtagtggactgtggggtagtggacggtggggtagtggacggtgtcagtggggtagtggacagtggggtagtggacggtgtcagtggggtagtggacagtggggtagtggacggtgtcagtggggtagtggacggtgtcagtggggtagtggacggtgtcagtggggtagtggacagtggggtagtagACGGTGTCAGttgggtagtggacagtggggtagtggacggtgtcagtggggtagtggacggtgtcagtggggtagtggacggtgtcagtggggtagtggacggtgtcagtggggtagtggacagtggggtagtggacggtgtcagtggggtagtggacggtggggtagtggacggtggggtagttgacggtggggtagtggacggtgtggtagtggacggtgtcagtggggtagtggacggtggggtagtggatgatggggtagtggacggtgtcagtggggtagtggacggtgaagtagtggacggtggggtagtggacggtgtcagtggggtagtggacagtggggtagtggacggtggggtagtggacggtgtcagtggggtagtggacagtggggtagtggacggtggggtagtagacggtggggtagtggacggtgtcagtggggtagtggacggtggggtagtggacggtgtcagtggggtagtggacagtggggtagtggacggtgtcagtggggtagtggacggtggggtagtggacggtggggtagtggacggtgtcagtggggtagtggacggtggggtagtggacggtgtcagtggggtagtggacggtggggtagtggacggtgtcagtgggttagtggacggtggggtagtggacagtggggtagtggacggtggggtagtggacggtgtcagtggggtagtggaccgtggggtagtggacggtggggtagtgaacggtgtcagtggggtagtggacggtggagtagtggacggtgtcagtggggtagtggacggtggggtagtggacggtgtcagtggggtagtggacggtgaggtagtggacggtggggtagtggacggtgtcagtggggtagtggacagtggggtggtggacggtggggtagtggacggtggggtagtggacagtggggtagtggacagtgtcagtggggtagtggacggtgtcagtggggtagtggacggtgtcagtggggtagtggacggtgaggtagtggacggtggggtagtggacggtgtcagtggggtagtggacagtggggtagtggacggtggggtagtggacggtgtcagtggggtagtggacagtggggtagtggacggtggggtagtggacggtgtcagtggggtagtggacagtggggtagtggacggtggggtagtggacggtgtcagtggggtagtggacggtggggtagtggacggtggggtagtggacggtgtcagtggggtagtggacggtggggtagtggacggtggggtagtggacggtgtcagtggggtagtggaaagtggggtagtggacaggggGTTCTGGACCATCTTGGTATGGGGGTTGtggtgtctgatttttttttattatcagccCTGTGGGGGTGTTGGTgacatgtcaggggtctaaacagagacccctgacatctcccatttgagacagagaaagggacagaggacattcattccccagtccttttctctgcattgaagatgaatggacagaagACAGCGTCTCccttccattcataaactgagcagagtaacaCAAAGGTTACTCTGCACAGTTATCACGGGACACACAGCGCTCGGTAACGAACGCCATGTGTCCCgtttccgctctccatcctgacagagcccccccccctcgcagcccgcgggagaggagagagaagccgGCGATGGCTGTGGGGGATGGAGTTGGGCACACGGAGCAGGACGAGGGGGGGGCGGAGGGTGAAgacacgcggggggggggggcaaacggagcaggatgagggggggggcggcgggtgAAGACGCGGGGGGGAGGGCGGACGAACGGAGcaggatgaggaggggtgggtgTGTGCACACATGGAGGGGGACGACATCGGGGGTGGAGAACAGAAGACACTCGGGGATGATCGCTGCGACGGGGACAGCTGTGAGCACTGATTCCCCCTGCATGACTTATTAGATGAAAGCcgcgggagggaggaggagaagcagatgaTAAAAAGCCATGCAGGGGGTCGGTGCTCACAGCTGTCCCGTCGCAGCGATCATCCCCGGCTGTCAAGGGACATCAACGTGTGCTGACAGAGGGCCGTGAGCGCGCTCTACTATACCCAGAACGCGCTCTTCCTGTCTTGTGCGCGctctggccaaggggagtgtagaggtgggcgggagtctgctgacatcatgactccgcccACCGAGCGCCGAACAACAGACCTGCCCACCAAATCTGGACTTTGCGGGGGTTTAAACAGCAAAATGgaggacatttgacaggtaaggatacatgcaggaggcttgtacatccttatagatcagcaccatggcagtagtttagaattgatgagagtgggtttacatcctctttaaagtgaaaagtgggggggtgctgacttcttacctcttctcccatgcaaatAACTttttaccaggcggggcctctagtaatttgggggggccctccacagctttgcggggccctaagtgggTTACATAGTGAGCATATAGGGCGGAGCGGCCCTGTAtatatctagagagagagagctatactgtatatatatatatatatatctagagagagagagagctatactgtatatacagtatatatatatatatagagagagagctatactgtgtatatatatatatatatatatagagagagagagagagctatactgtatatatatatatagagtgagagctatactgtatatacagtatatatatagagagagagagagctatactgtatatatatatagagagagagagctatactgtataaatatatctagagagagagagagctatactgtgtatatatatatatatatatatctatagagagaggggggcagcacggaaagagtccccgccagcttgcgctacactgttagtgtagcgccagtctcatGGGGCGGACTTgtttgagaggcaaattagtctagcacccccataaagcggccgcactgcttctggtatgcagacggccggcattccgcaactgtgggggggggggggtgcttcttATTtcgactgtcctatcatcctggaccccaaaccttcctcactgtgctatatgttttctgctgcaccattggcatggttatatcttcttagtcctctccataaaattatcagacatttgtgcttaaagtagaaatataggcaacactttagagtaagggagggttatagcccctgtcagtttattttttaccatccctgtcccattgcagagatttcctttcacatcctgccccatagccaaacaggaagtgagtggaaatctatgcaaattaagggaattcatttccCCCTCCCCCGCCAAGCCCTCAGAATTCCACACTCGAAAATGTCatggcgggtcttaaacagcaaggggtgtggccttgacaggaaggggtgggtcatatttaaattaggggtgcacgagtttagtcaggcttactagggcagcacaaaacctaaatacactactgcatgcagcttcaggcgttatttatggcttacagctagtgaaaaccccaaattcagtagCTCAGAAAATTAAAGTATTACataagaacattaaaaaaaaggatttttaataccgAAATGTTGGCCtagtgaaaagtatgtccattatagtgtgcactcaatacttggtcggggctccttttgaaTGAAATACTacatcaatgcggcgtggcatggaggcgatcagcctgtggcactgctgaggtgttatggaagcccaggttgctttgatagcggccttcagcttgtctgcattgCCGGGTCTGGtgcctctcatcttcctcttgacaaaacctcacagattctctatggggtttaggtcaggcaagtttgctggccaatcaagcaaagtgataccatgatcattgaaccaggtattggtacttatggcagtgtgggcaggtgccaagtcctgctggtcagaagctggtcagcagagggaggcatgaagtgctctagaatttcctggtagagggctgcgctgactttggacttggtAAACAGtgtaccaacaccagcagatgacatggcgccccaaatcatcacagactgtaAAAACTTCACAATGGACCTCAtgtaacttggattctgtgcctctccacttttcctccagactctggaaccttgatttccaaatgaaatgcaaaattttcCAGTCGGTGATGATTTGGGGCGCCATGTCATCTCCTGGTGTTGGgccactgagaaaaaaaagagggagatAAAGAGagaatatacagtactgtgcaaaagttttagacccctttcacacttaggcagttttcaggcattttagcgctagaaatagtgcctgaaaactgcctcccattcatctGCATGAGTGCCTTCACACTCGGgcgcggtgcgcttgcgggacattagGAAAAGTCATCTTTGGGGTGGGTTgggaacactttaaccacttcaataccagcccatagtcatatgacgtccacagaggggatctcccatcccgggtggacgtcatatgacgtcctgggctttgtggggggatatctgaatgatgcctccagctagaggcatcattcatatatccttctcttctgccggcgattctgtgcaacataagaacgatcatagcggctgttccgccacttgatcgttcttataggcggcgggaggggacacccccccctcccgccgccatccgatgCTTCTCCTGGCTCTCCCGTTCCAtctgggggcccggagaaagaatcgtccggcgctgacaggaagcatagagatggctggtgaccagatgggacccgggcgcgatgtgatgacgtcatggccgggtccccgtaagtaaacaaagccgcgattgcggctactaAGCAACAGGAttaatgagatcggtgaattttttttcaccgatctcatgctttccagcctggaggagagatgtggggtcttatctctccataaagaggacctgtcacacacattcctattacaagggatgtttacaatgtaataggaataaaagtgataaacaaaagtgtaaaaaaataaataaatatgtaaaaaaaaaaaaaattaaaacgcccctgtgcccggtagcttgcgcgcagaagcgaacgcacacgcaagtcccgccgacatatgtaaacacagtttaaaccacatatgtgacgtatcgccacgtgcgttagagtgccagcaacaattctagcactagacctcctctgtaaatctaaactggtaacctgtaaacattttcaaagcgttgcctattgagatttttaagtaccgaagtttggcgccattccatgagtgtgcgcaattttaaagcgtgacatgttaggtatctatttactcggtgtaacatcatctttcatattttacaaaaaaattgggctaactttactgttttgttatttttttaattcatgaaacaatttttttccaagaaaaaggcgtttgaaaaattattgcgcaaataccgtgcatgataaaacgttgcaatgaccgtcgttttattccctagggtgtctgctaaaaaaaacatatataatgtttgggggttctgcttaattttctagcaaaaaaatgatgatttgtacatgtaggagagaagtgccagaataggcccggtatggaggtgtgtataaaagcccggtattgaagtggttaaatagtgctcccaaaacacccctgcccattaaaatgaatgggcagcccTTTGAAAGCGCCACAAAATTGGCCATTTTGTCATGAGaccttaaaaaaaacagcctgctAGCCCCCGAAAACAATCGCAAAAGCGGCGCTAAAACGCAgccaaagcactgcaaaaacgaacaacgctttagcgctgtttttttttttttttttttttattttttatttgtcatcAAAAAAGGCCAGTCCGCGGGGACCACCAACATACAGGTCATATATGTGATACATAACAGGCCCTGTGCCGGGCAGGCAACCTCAGATTTGACATACATATAAACAGGCCATAATATCTTCTATCACCTGGGGAATATAAAGGGTTTCTCACAACATTTTATGGTATTACGGTGGTTCATTGCACGGATCTCCACGATCCAGCCTTCCGGTTCATTTTCCGTTTTCTAAGAGCTATGAGAGTAAAGAGAAATAGAGAAGAGAGGAAAAGAAGAGGGTACGGGTGGGGGGTAAGCATGGGCGGAGGGAAAGGGTGGTGGGGCGGGTGAGGCCGCGCGAGCAGGGCTGACCCCAGAGGCGCCCCCAGGGGGCGTAAAAAAGTTTAACCCGAACTAAATGTCAACCAGGATCTCTAGGTCTCTGTTTCTCTGAGTTGTCGTCCCTCTTCCGAGTATTTAAAGACATTGTACAGTTGCCATGTTTCAGAATACTTCTCCCTCCGTTGCTGACTGGAGAGGACCAAGTCCTCCAGACGGCTTATCTCATCTACTTTATTAAGCCACATAGCCAGAGTCGGCGGACGGGGGGACTTCCAGAGGAGTGGCACGCAGGCCTTGGCGGCGTCCAAAAGATGACGCACCACCGATTTTTTGTATGCCCCAGGTGGGACGTCATTTGCATGTAGGAGGAAATATGCCGGGTCGTCCGGCACCACCCGTCCCGTAAATTGTTGGGTGATCCGGCGGACCCCTCCCCAGAAGTCCCCCAGCCTCGGGCATGACCAAAACACATGTAGCATAGTACCTTTGTCTTGTTGGCATCTCCAGCAGGTGTCTGGCGTGTCAGGGAAAAGTCTGTGAAGTAGGTCAGGTGTTTTGTACCATCGCGTGAGGATTTTATAATTCGTTTCTTGCGTTTTGGCGCATATAGATGATTTATGGGTGAAACTAACCATATTCAGTTTTTTGCCGGTCGAGAAATGCGTCCCCAATTCCCTCTCCCATTTGGTTgctttagcgctgttttatcgacgcatcagtgtgaaagtagccttaggcaggtgtgaaaaaatgctaaaaattaggaaagctttcagaaatagaaatgTTTAAGGAGAGCCCCAGGCTCCTTCATAAAAAcgtgaaagtcagcagctacaagtagTGTAGCTGCTGTCCAGGGGTCCCGCAGTGTCTTCACTGCAGCTGATTTTTcaattggctctcgggtgctgccgccggaACTTGTTGGTTccttactgtgcatgcgcagatcacgctgtgctttgtgaatggcctggcggcaggggaaggaggaggggggctgaacttcTGGATGACTTTGCCACAGCAAAGTCACCAGGAagagggagcgggtacctgtcataaCCAGGTACTCCCCCCCAAAGTTGCCAAATCTAGCAGTGGAGGGggcaaacaagtggagcttcctcttctgggtggatctccgctttaatagttttttttatatcaattaacaaaatggaaagtgaaTGAAGAGAAATACaaaccaaatcaatatttggtgtgaccccggccccctttgccttcaaaacaacaTCAATTCTAGGTAAACTTGCAcagagtttttgaaggaactcggccggtaggttgttccaaacatcttggagaactaaccacagatcttctgtagaTGTAAATCTTTCTgtttcttcatgtaatcccagagagactggatgatgttgagatcagggcttggtgtgggccaaaccatcacttccaggacttcttgttcttctttagGCTGAAGATAGTTctcaatgacattggctgtatgtttggggtcggtgtcctgctgcataataaatttgggaccaatcacacacctccctgatggtatgacatgatggataagtatctgcctagcATTGAGGACACTATTGATCCTGATCAAATCTCCATTTCtgaattttttcacacctgcttaaaacatttacataaaatctAGCTTTATATTTCCCGCTATTACCATAACCTACTGCCAAAGAACAACTCGGCATAAACTAATTTCTGACTATCACACTGATACCACCTATATGTATGTTAATTGTTTGtaactgcagatatacgtcggcagaatggcacggctgggcacatccacgtacatgtacgtggttctttaagcccagccgtggggtcgcgcgcgggcacgtgcacgcgacccggtccgaagctccgtggccgcgggactcgcggacccgatcgccgctggagtcccgcgatcggtccccggagctgaagaacggggagagctgtgtgtaaacacagcttccccgttcttcactgtggcgctgtcatcgatcgtgtgttcccttttatagggaaccacaatcgatgacgtcacacctacagccacaccccccacagttagaaacacaaatgaggtcacacttaaccccttcagcgcccccttgtggttcactcccaaactgcaactgtcattttcacagtaaacaatgcatttttgctgtgaaaattacaatggtcccaaaaatgtgttagaattgtccgaagtgtccgccataatgtcgcagtcacgaaaaaatattgataaaaatgcaataaagctatctccttttttgtaaacgctataaattttgtgcaaaccaatcgataaacgctgaaaaataaaagtgcagcgccaagcATAAGGCCTAACTATATACAGGTAAGGTTATGAGAATAAAACGCTGATGCGATATATCCAAACACACATCTGACATGTGAAATAGCAACAATAATAAAGTTCAAAATGAATGATGAAATTTGTGAACCACACTCAAGTTGTGTATATAGTGTCCATCCAAATAACTCCAGCCTTCAGAGCTTATGTGAGAACTGATGTCTGTTAATTTCCCAATGTAACCGTATCTACGATCCTATTCAAAGATGTTTTCAATCAACAGGGTAAGAAGAGATCATATGCTCTTACCAGATGTGGTGGACCCGGGAACACCATACGGTGGTGGGTCAAACGTGCTTAATCAACCCAGTGGATGGGGGACAGCTTCTCTCGATAGCTCTGGACTGTGATTCTCCATGTTAGTAGTAATCCAAAACGACTTAGATCCTGGACGTGGAAGTGGTATACCACTATTTCCTTGTAAGGCATAGGATGGACTCatcatagaaaaagaaaaaacaaaggacgcctcctcatagtgtaaacaaTGCAAAATTTATTGTCCAAAAAAGGCGATTAGCCAAACATGAACACACTCAAATAAAAATGCGTAAAACAACAGCAAGGAAAagccaaaaattgaaaaaataatattGATAAAAATCCCTGTATTCAAAAGAAAATAGCACAGTTATTTaagcgataaacgcttattgcgatttttttttaccaaaaataggtagaagaatacgtatcggcctaaactgagaaaaaaaaataatgttttatatatttttgggggatatttattatagaaaaaagtaaaaaatattgaatgtttttcaaaattgtcgctctatttttgtttatagcgcaaaaaataaaaaccacagaggtgatcaaataccaccaaaagaaagctctatttgtggaaaaaaaggacgccaattttgtttgggagccacgtcgcacgaccgcgcaattgtcagttagagcgacgcagtgccgaatcacaaaaactgtccgggtcctttagctgcctaaaggtccgggtcttaagtggttaacctacctAAAACTAACTGACATTAAGGGCCCGGTTCCCTGCGATTCCTGTGTGGGTTCCCCCCATTGCACCTGAGTCAAACACTGGTTCATACTGACATCTGCGGGTGTCATTGTAAAGTTAATGAAACCCCCGAATTGGTtcgcagatcgcagtgcgaactgtgaaatggTATTGGAGCCTCGGTTCACACTGAgggcgggaatgaaattgtgcgcaTTTCAGTCCCGATTTTGGGGACGATTTTAGAGAAATCTGTGCggatttctgcacagatgtcaatggaaatcgcattCCTGAAATCGCAaattgcaaacgggacttcttatggcttcctTTCAACCTTtcctttttgccactcttccataaaggccagatgtgTGGAGTGcaggactaatagttgtcctgtggacagattctcccacctgagctgtggatctctgcagctcctccagagttaccatgggcctcttgtctgcttctctgatgaatgctctccttgcccggcctgtcagtttaggtggacagccatgtcttggtaggtttgcagttgtgccatactctttccatattcggatgatggattgaacagagctccgggAGATGTTCATAGCTTGGGATATGTTTttctaacctaaccctgctttaaacttctccacaacattgacctgtctggtgtgttccttggccctttgttcactatggttctctaacaaacctccgagggcttcacagaacatctgtatttatactgagattaaattacacacaggtggactctatctactaattaggtgacttctgaagtcaattggttccactacttttaggggtatcagaataaagggggctgaatacaaatgcacgccacacttttcagataccgtatttatcgacatATAACgcacaccccaattttaagagggaattttctggaaaaacatttttttttagtccaaATAGTAAATGCAAAATAAGATAAGCAGCCATGTACAGTACCTTAGGGCTTCTAGCTGTCAGCACTCGATGGTGGAAGGGAGGGAGCTGGAACTCTCAGACGCAGGGCTTCAgcagtctgtggtgaaggggagggtgagGAAACCCTTAAACGCGGGCAGCGCTGTAGCGCTGGCCGAGACTGTAGCGTACCtatggcatacctcggaggggaaggagggggacgagcgcccgccggaaatcaccgagccgtcatctccactcggctctcactccgctgtcacgtcacacacgcacagtcctgcCCATAACCAATGAAGAGAGACAtagaacaagagggggggggcataGAACTTttttccatcccccccccccctgccgccccCCCGCCCTCTTGTTCTATGTCTCTCTTCATTGGTTATGGTCCCGCACATTCTACTCCTTAGGTGCACACGGTGTCCCCTCAGTACAATCTAATGGACCCTCAATAaattaatattatcattattaccCCATCAGACTTTTACCTACTTTTGTTCCCCCTTGTTCGCTACGGTGGACCTTGGTCAGCGAAACTTGCACTGCGGTCCCTGACTCCGGGTAAGCGGCCCTGTGGTTTAATGTGTCACTTTTTGATTTCCCTAATGTTTTAACTGTTCCGATGTTTTATGTTTTGCTAGTTTAGACAAATGTATTGTTTATTGCACAGActatacctcctgaagaagcggttcgCCGCGAAACCGGTAGAGGTTCTTCTAGGACTCCCCCACACAACTGCTGATACCTCACGGCTTCTTCCGTTTGAAATAACATCTTTGTATCTCTATGTGGGGTTGTTAGTCCTAGCCTTGTTTTATATATGGaacattgtatgtttttatgtataatgtaattttttactataccgactcatgttatcagtaccgagaaagtccattgatacacatCCTTACTGGGTAATAGTTTGTGTGAGTCTGTGGTACTAGCAGCCACTACCCCTCTATTCCTGGTGTCCCTTTATTTCCTAATTAATTtcggatgatggtacattttaatttttcccattaaatcaatctgaggctatactcaaactcTTTGCATAAGAAGGTATGATGGAAATTGAAAGAAATAAATACAGAAGGAAATATACATGGAAATACAGGGGGAAGCAAATTCAGTCAGTTTCTATGTAATCCACTAGGTGGCAGAAATGCACCATATCAAAAGcagattttttatttgatttcataTGTTATGTCTAAAAATATTTATCCTATATAAGCTGTATTGGCAAAACTGAATATAGACTAAGAAGCACAAGTGAAATGACTTGACTTTCTATACTATTTAGGTGTTATAAAACACTGGGGGAACATGTTTCATAGTTTACCACAAAACATCACATTGCTGGGACTGAGGGCCGGTACTGAAGCATGTTTTACATAATGGATATTATGTACCATCTGCTGTAAACAGCTAGCAATGTAATAATACTCCCCTATAAAGTTGCACATATCATGATATAATTAATtgtgaaaaagaaaacaagaaaataaaaagaaggaaaagtCCATATAGTGACAATGTCCATCCAAAAATGTGTGCACCATCCGTCACCAGAAAATGTGTTGTCTTGAGCATAAGCCTCCACCTTATCAAACAAAcctgattatttttttataaggaggtaagtaaaaccttggacagagatgTGGGTGATATCTCTGAAATACAGTGGAATAGAATTTTGGAACTCGCCCCACTGGTATCGGTGTTCCCCTCTCAGAGAATGTCACATCTGTTTCTATCATATAGAACCTACTATACCCCACTTTTTCAGTATGGCCGTAGGTTGGATGCAAGCTGCCCTAGGTGTGGGGATATAGAGGGGGTCATGctacaccagggtttgacaaatttgcttggaatctaggagccagctaaaaaagttaggagccaaaaaacgcacccctTCCCGCCAAACTCGCACACAGAAGCAaaagcatacgtgagtagcgaccgcatatgtaaacgtattcaaaccacacatgtgaggtatcgccgcgattggtagagcgagagcaataattctagccctagacctcctctgtaacttaaaacatgcaacctgtagaattttttaaacgtcgcctatggagattttaaag comes from Rana temporaria chromosome 2, aRanTem1.1, whole genome shotgun sequence and encodes:
- the LOC120928691 gene encoding mucin-2-like, giving the protein TPLTPSTTPPSTTPLTPSTTPPSTTPPSTTPLSTTPLTPSTTPPSTTPLSTTPLTPSTTPPSTTSPSTTPLTPSTTPSSTTPPSTTPLTPSTTTPSTTPPSTTPPSTTPPSTTPLTPSTTPLSTTPLTPSTTPLTPSTTPLTPSTTPLTPSTTPLSTTQLTPSTTPLSTTPLTPSTTPLTPSTTPLTPSTTPLSTTPLTPSTTPLSTTPLTPSTTPPSTTPQSTTPLTPSTTPPSTTSPSTTSPSTTPLTPSTTPLTPSTTPPSTTPLTPSTTPPSTTPPSTTPLTPSTTPPSTTPPSTTPLSTTPPSTTPLTPSTTPLSTTSLTPSTTPLSTTPLTPSTTPLTPSTTPMSTTPLTPSTTPLSTTPLTPSTTPPSTTPPSTTPLTPSTTPPSTSPLSTSPLSTTPLSTTPLTPSTTPPSTTPPS